TAGGTGCCGTGCCATGGATTGTGTGTGTCCCGACAGCTGAGTGAAGGCAGTCTACATAATATTCTGTTAGCAAAATCATACTTCTCAGGATCTGGCGTTTAAAACATACAAGACATCACTCGTCAAGTTCTTACATGTACTCCCCTTCCCCATCTTCCGTATGAAAATATCCCACGACTTTCAATATCTCATGGCCACTACCCCACTGCCTGTAAGCTTAATCTTTGATGTGTCTGCGAATGCTAGTCCTCTTTTCGCTACAGCATAAAGGGACAAAACAAACGTAAGTGTGGCCTGGTCGAGTGTCTTTACGATCACCTCATACGATATTATAGAATGTCAGCAACAAGTATGGTTTAAAAGTTAATAATTGTTCGAGGTCACAAGTCGGTTAATGATAAACTAAACGATCAGAAAGGTAAACGCGTATAGAAACGCGCCATGTTGTGTTGAGTAGAGCAGTATATAGTTGGGACTAAATCCACCGAAGTCAACTCCAGCGAAAACAGATCATAGAATGTTCAGGTAGTGGTACAAAGGTAAGCTTTCAATAAGATGAAGGGGAATGTTGACTTTGCCTCTATGAACATGCTACAGAACGTGCCGATACCAAATGCACCGGCAGCCTTGTCCTTGTCCGCAATGTAATTTGAAAAGTgtgtaatgtgtgtgttgtaCATTTAATTTATGTGTGTCGACGTATGCTTCATTGTTAGCTGTTTATGAAATCACGGCGGATTTGATCAACAAAGAGTGATCCCACTACGTGACGTATACGTAAGACTTGTTTAACAGTATTCGATAGCGAAGCAAAACACTGAATCACTGTATCTTCAGATTTGTTCGTGAAAAGACCGTGATATCTGCATTAGTTCAAAGACGATCGCTTTCATCGTTCGTTTCGGAGTAGCGGGTACGTGAAGCATTATCATGGCCACAACGGCGACATCGTCAAATGTACGGAAAGAAAAGATAAGAACAATGTAGAAGATATGTATTTGATCGGTGGTAATCACAGACAAGCCGTGACGTCATAGCATCCGCTCTGACCTTGCAAATCGCCAGCTTGATAATCTGTGAATGCATAATGCACATCTGTCCATGGAGTCTCGCTGACATGTCATTATGCATACTTCGAAATACTTCCAAAAGTAATATTTTCTGTGGAATGTATCATTCATTCTCATCGCCTAGGCTACATCATCTAGCAATCtgtttaaatttgttgcaattgATTTCAGAAATAACGTCAATGACAAGATTTATTTTGCCACATATGACCTTTCCTTTACACGTGATAGTGTGACTGTTGcaattttaaatacattttcCTTCCTGATTTCAAGTTCAGAATGTATCCAATATATATCATACGATTATGAAATTTCAAGGTTGCTGCTTTAATCGGGAACGGATGGCAGTGCATCATatcaataacattttcatataCCTCACTAAGAAACATGTCTTCGTCTTTATTGCAGAAATCAACATCAGGATGGTCGAATCAAGAACTTCAGGACTATGGAAAGGCTTGATCCTTGTCGCATTGATGGCCCTTGGACTTTTTCTACTCGCTGACAGGTTATCAAATGATGACAAAGTGAACAAGGACAAAGCTGTTGCTAAGGAAATCAACAGAGACAATACACGGCATCTACAAGAAGCAGGTGAAACCAGGCGTTTAAATATATATCAGGCGGGCGTGCTCAAACCCTATGAGGAACCTGTCGTACCAAATACTGTTCACTATGTTTGGTTGGGCCAGAAAGCGTTTAAATTCCATCACTTAGTCAGCATTGCGAGTGCAAAGAGGATTTTAAAACCGGACAAAATACTTTTCCACACGAACGTTGACATTATGGTTGATTCAGACAACATGGACTTCAGGGAAGGTGTAGAGAGTGGTAGATTGTGGAAACAGGCGAGAGAAATCCCTGGCTTTACTCCGGTCCGTTTTCAACCAacagaacaaataaataatatcaCCTTGGATCCAAAAACGCAGCATTTCCATTCCCgcattcaaattttaaagagaTATGGCGGCATCTACCTCGACGATGACGTCATCGTTATCAATTCCTTTTCTCCACTGATGATATACGAGTTTGTGATTGGTCGAGAGAACAGCGGTCTCAATACAGGTATTATGCTGAGTAAGGGCAATGTCAGTTTTCTTGCCCACCTGTTGAATGAGTTCAGAATGTACGGCACTGATTCGTTTTCCCCTGAAGGAAGTTTCTACGGAATTGCTGCTCTGTATCCAGAAACTGTCCACGTTGAACCCAAAAAATTCAGACGTTTGGATGCATTGCAATCCGACAACCATGAGGACAATATTTTCTTCGGACGGATCGACCATTACCAGAATTACGCCCTCAAACTCTACTACGATCTTTACTTTCTGGAAGAGACAGAAATGAAGGTGAAGTATATCAACACCACTTTTGGAGAGCTTGCACGACTGGCATACTATGGAACGCCTTCGATACGACGAGATTGGCCGCCAAATATCATTCGAAACCTTCTTGTTCCCAACATTATTCATTACGTCTGGTTTGGTCGCCACGATTTCCACTTCCATCACTTCCTCAGCATAAAAAGCGCCCTCCACATACAGAAGGCAGAGAAAATTATGTTTCACACAGATGCTACGCCAACCGGTGTATGGTGGGagaaagctaaaaaaattgccGGCTCCAAATTAAACGTAACTCGTCTGGAGCAGCCAACAGAAGTTTTTGGTCGAGCTTTACCAAAGGTTCATTACAGATCAGACGTTGCCCGATTGCAAGTCTTGCTCCAGTATGGCGGGATTTTCATCGAGGAAGACACGCTCATCGTTCGAAGTCTGGATGCCATCAGACACTTCCCATTCACCATGGGATTGGACGTATACGGCCTTAATAATGGAGTGATGCTGGCAGAAAAGGGTGCAGAATTCCTTCGTTACTACTATGATTCATATCACTTCTTTAACGATGCTGAAGACCACTTTAATTCTGCCATGGAGCCGTATCGCATTGGCAATGACCATCCGGATAGCCTGAACATTGAAGAAATTCGGTTGACGCGACCGGACTGGACGGATTGGTTCGATATGGGAAGGTTGTGGCGGGAAAATGGCAAGAGGGACTGGTCACACATGCTGTGTGTCCAACTGAAGTGGATTAATCACGATAAAACTTACCAACCTGAAGATATTCTGCAGATGGACACCACCTTCGGAGAAATAGCGCGATTTGTTTACTTTGGATCGAAGGACACGATCAAAGAAAGTATCAACATAGACGAGTTTCACAAAGGCTTTGAAAGAGACGACGGTCATGAACATATTCTAAGATCAAAAGACAAAAACGTGAAAAACTCTCCACTGAAAGAAATGGAAGAGAGAAAGATGAATACTACATACGCAAAGTAAAACATCCAATGGAAAAGAAAGACGAAAGGAAAGACGCAGTGGTAGAAGAGGTCGTGCTAGACGCTGAGAAAGATTCAACTGAGAAAGAAAAAGTGGTTGATTTAGAAAATGTGGCTGTGAAATCAAAAGAAGCCGAGAAAGGGGCGTGAGAAATACAGACATCTAAACAACGATAAACAGACTTAATCACGAATAATGAAGTTATTGACAAGATCAAATAATTTCAACGTTATCTTGGTGAAAACATTCTTTTAGGGTGGACGTAAACACCACATATGGAATGtatttgaatacaattttcaaagtgTGTCGGGGAGGGGGTGGGCCAGGTGTTAGACTTACAACACAAGAGTAGAATAGGTGGATGTGAAAACATTGAAATATCTTGCCAACAGACGGGCCGGAACAAGGCATTTGCAATTTTATTTCTGATCAGTcaatatattttaatacaaattcGCATGTATAAGGATATGGGTCATTGGCATTTTCGAAGGAAGATTTTCTACTCTGCTTTCGATGAACAATGGCCGCGTGTCAACGTGGGTTTTCAGGACCACGTGACCATAATTGCTACTGTAAAAGCACATTTATATTGCCACCTACGTTTGCCGGAGAAAAGGTATAATTAAGGTAAATGACTAATAATTCAAATAGTACAGCTTTCGAATTTGCTGGTTATTGCTCGAGTCTGTCTGCATCTACTTTCTTTCAAGAATTACCATTTTGTGGAGAAGGACTTTTTCTATACCTTGAGAATTTTGTAATAACATTTCTTTAATAAAGGACTTTTGCATGGCATCCCTATCGACATTGTCAACCTCTCGTTGCTGTGTGGTCATTGCTGTGTGGTCATAATTTCAAGTAAAATCTTCTTCACATTCACGTCATACTTCTTTACTTGCTGCAGTTCGAAAAAAGTTTCCTCCTGTAAGTTTGATCTGgtgtaaaacatgaaaaagatgTTCACCGCAGTTCATTAATATtgccacagtcacctgtggtctattccgctctgcgtctatatgcgccccatagacgtgtgtacatgtgCCTGAgaagcatatgtacacacgtctataggGCACATATAGACGCAAAGCGGAATAGACAACAGGTGACTGTGATATTGCAAAGGTGGAAAGGTACGTTGTCAATGCATGAGGCATATGAGTTAGAGTTCAACCTATGCCTTATCACAACAGAGGTCACATTATTCACGGTACATGCAGTTTATCGGTACGGCAAAACAGTTGATTTGCAATAAAAGTCTCATAGAGGCCGCCGTTCAATTCAAGCTATCGGTAGTTTAGGGTTATCAGTTAAACAGAACAGCTGATTTGAAATCAAATCACAATCTCGAAAAGGTCAAAGATTACCGAACGAACGAGTTAGGACAGATGAATAATTGACCCCGACAGGAGCCACTGAGGGAACGCTACTATT
This DNA window, taken from Ptychodera flava strain L36383 chromosome 4, AS_Pfla_20210202, whole genome shotgun sequence, encodes the following:
- the LOC139131922 gene encoding uncharacterized protein isoform X1 — encoded protein: MVESRTSGLWKGLILVALMALGLFLLADRLSNDDKVNKDKAVAKEINRDNTRHLQEAGETRRLNIYQAGVLKPYEEPVVPNTVHYVWLGQKAFKFHHLVSIASAKRILKPDKILFHTNVDIMVDSDNMDFREGVESGRLWKQAREIPGFTPVRFQPTEQINNITLDPKTQHFHSRIQILKRYGGIYLDDDVIVINSFSPLMIYEFVIGRENSGLNTGIMLSKGNVSFLAHLLNEFRMYGTDSFSPEGSFYGIAALYPETVHVEPKKFRRLDALQSDNHEDNIFFGRIDHYQNYALKLYYDLYFLEETEMKVKYINTTFGELARLAYYGTPSIRRDWPPNIIRNLLVPNIIHYVWFGRHDFHFHHFLSIKSALHIQKAEKIMFHTDATPTGVWWEKAKKIAGSKLNVTRLEQPTEVFGRALPKVHYRSDVARLQVLLQYGGIFIEEDTLIVRSLDAIRHFPFTMGLDVYGLNNGVMLAEKGAEFLRYYYDSYHFFNDAEDHFNSAMEPYRIGNDHPDSLNIEEIRLTRPDWTDWFDMGRLWRENGKRDWSHMLCVQLKWINHDKTYQPEDILQMDTTFGEIARFVYFGSKDTIKESINIDEFHKGFERDDGHEHILRSKDKNVKNSPLKEMEERKMNTTYAK